A part of Pseudomonas sp. HR96 genomic DNA contains:
- the ccmI gene encoding c-type cytochrome biogenesis protein CcmI: MTDLWLGAGLMLLVALSFLLIPLLRGRRGQLEEDRTALNVALYQERVAELSAQQDEGVLSAAQLHSGQAEAARELLNDTEGVMPAGTTRLGKAVPLLAALLVPVLALGLYLHYGASDQVELTEEFSQPPRSMEEMTTRLERAVAAQPDSPQGLYFLGRTYMNQNRPADAARLFELAAKLAGRQPELLGQWAQALYFAGNKQWSTQIQGLVDEALQADPREATSLGLLGIAAFEGQRWQQAIDYWQRLLALLPADDASRAALAGGIDKARASLLAAGGQPTAAAPVAPQATLKVRVRLGAALAGKVQPGDSVFVFARAVSGPPMPLAVKRLTVAQLPQEVVLSDSDAMMPNLKLSNFPEVQLMARVSRAGQPTQGEWVARGQAVSSRSDAVQSLTIDSPDQ; the protein is encoded by the coding sequence ATGACTGATTTATGGCTTGGCGCAGGGCTGATGCTGCTGGTCGCCTTGAGTTTTTTGTTGATCCCCTTGTTGCGTGGCCGTCGTGGCCAGCTGGAGGAAGACCGCACCGCCCTGAATGTCGCGCTGTACCAGGAGCGCGTCGCCGAATTGAGCGCCCAGCAGGATGAAGGCGTACTCAGCGCCGCCCAGCTGCACAGCGGCCAGGCCGAGGCCGCTCGCGAATTGTTGAACGACACCGAAGGCGTCATGCCGGCTGGCACGACCAGGCTGGGCAAGGCCGTGCCCTTGCTGGCGGCGCTGTTGGTGCCGGTGTTGGCGCTGGGGCTGTACCTGCACTACGGCGCCAGTGACCAGGTCGAGCTGACCGAGGAATTCTCCCAGCCGCCGCGCTCCATGGAGGAGATGACGACGCGCCTGGAGCGCGCCGTGGCGGCGCAGCCGGACTCACCGCAAGGCCTGTACTTCCTGGGCCGCACCTACATGAACCAGAACCGCCCGGCCGATGCCGCGCGGTTGTTCGAACTCGCCGCCAAACTCGCCGGGCGCCAGCCCGAGCTGCTCGGGCAGTGGGCCCAGGCCTTGTACTTCGCTGGCAACAAGCAGTGGTCGACGCAGATCCAGGGTCTGGTCGACGAAGCCCTGCAGGCCGATCCGCGCGAGGCCACCAGCCTCGGCCTGCTGGGTATCGCCGCGTTCGAAGGGCAGCGCTGGCAGCAGGCGATCGATTACTGGCAGCGTCTGTTGGCCTTGCTGCCAGCCGACGACGCCTCGCGCGCGGCGCTTGCGGGCGGCATCGACAAGGCCCGCGCCAGCCTGCTGGCCGCCGGTGGTCAACCCACCGCTGCCGCGCCAGTGGCCCCACAGGCCACGCTCAAGGTACGGGTGCGGCTGGGCGCGGCGCTGGCGGGCAAGGTGCAGCCTGGTGACAGCGTGTTCGTCTTCGCCCGCGCGGTGTCCGGGCCGCCGATGCCGCTGGCGGTCAAGCGCCTGACCGTGGCGCAGTTGCCCCAGGAGGTCGTGCTGAGCGACAGCGATGCGATGATGCCGAACTTGAAACTGTCGAACTTCCCTGAAGTCCAACTGATGGCTCGCGTGTCCCGCGCCGGCCAGCCGACCCAGGGCGAGTGGGTGGCGCGTGGCCAGGCGGTGTCCAGCCGCAGCGACGCGGTGCAGTCCTTGACCATCGACAGCCCGGATCAATAA
- a CDS encoding sulfate ABC transporter substrate-binding protein, with the protein MKKLLSASLLAASIGLASLAHAATAPLLNVSYDVMRDFYKDYNAAFQKHWQAEHGDSINVQMSFGGSSKQARSVIDGLPADVITMNMATDINALADNGKLVPDNWVTRLPNNSAPFTSATVFIVRKGNPKALKDWPDLLKDGVQVIVPNPKTSGNGRYTYLSAWGYELRHGASEDQAKAFVGKLFKQVPVLDTGGRGATTTFMTNQIGDVLVTFENEAEMIAREFGRDQFEVIYPSVSAEAEPPVSVVDKVVDKKGSRAAAEEYLKYLWSPEGQEIAAANYLRPRDPAVLAKYADRFPKVDFLSVEKTFGDWRTVQKTHFADGGVFDQIYTGK; encoded by the coding sequence GTGAAAAAACTTCTGAGCGCCTCGTTGCTCGCTGCCAGTATCGGCCTCGCCAGCCTGGCGCATGCGGCCACCGCGCCGCTACTCAACGTCTCCTACGACGTGATGCGCGACTTCTACAAGGACTACAACGCCGCCTTCCAGAAACACTGGCAGGCCGAGCACGGCGATTCGATCAACGTGCAGATGTCGTTCGGTGGTTCGAGCAAGCAGGCCCGCTCGGTGATCGACGGCCTGCCCGCCGACGTCATCACCATGAACATGGCCACCGACATCAACGCCCTCGCCGACAACGGCAAGCTGGTGCCGGACAACTGGGTCACGCGCCTGCCCAACAACAGCGCGCCGTTCACCTCGGCCACCGTGTTCATCGTGCGCAAGGGCAACCCCAAGGCCCTGAAAGACTGGCCCGACCTGCTCAAGGACGGCGTGCAGGTGATCGTGCCCAACCCCAAGACCTCGGGCAACGGCCGCTACACCTACCTCTCGGCATGGGGCTACGAGCTCAGGCACGGCGCCAGCGAGGACCAGGCCAAGGCCTTCGTCGGCAAGCTGTTCAAGCAGGTTCCGGTGCTCGACACCGGCGGTCGCGGCGCCACCACCACTTTCATGACCAACCAGATCGGCGACGTGCTGGTGACCTTCGAGAACGAAGCGGAGATGATCGCCCGCGAGTTCGGCCGCGACCAGTTCGAAGTGATCTACCCCAGCGTGTCCGCCGAAGCCGAACCGCCGGTGAGCGTGGTCGACAAGGTGGTGGACAAGAAAGGCAGCCGCGCCGCCGCTGAGGAATACCTCAAGTACCTGTGGTCGCCGGAAGGCCAGGAAATTGCCGCCGCCAACTACCTGCGCCCCCGCGACCCGGCGGTGCTGGCCAAGTACGCCGATCGCTTCCCCAAGGTCGATTTTCTCTCGGTCGAGAAGACCTTCGGCGACTGGCGCACGGTGCAGAAGACCCACTTCGCCGATGGCGGGGTGTTCGATCAGATCTATACCGGCAAATAG
- a CDS encoding heme-binding protein — protein MSTLDLHTANRVVERALAYGREIKAAPLTVAVIDSGGHLVSLQREDGASLLRPQVATGKAWGAIALGKASRLLAQDSQQRPAFYAALNGLGQGSVVPAPGGVLIRDAAGKVLGAVGISGDTSDIDEQCAINALQGLGFVVE, from the coding sequence ATGAGCACACTGGATCTGCACACCGCCAACCGCGTGGTCGAACGCGCCCTGGCCTATGGCCGCGAGATCAAGGCCGCACCCTTGACCGTGGCCGTGATCGATAGTGGCGGCCACCTGGTCAGCCTGCAACGCGAGGACGGCGCCAGCCTGCTGCGCCCGCAAGTGGCCACCGGCAAGGCCTGGGGCGCGATCGCCCTGGGCAAGGCGTCGCGCCTGCTGGCCCAGGACTCGCAGCAACGCCCGGCGTTCTACGCCGCGCTCAATGGCCTGGGTCAGGGGTCGGTGGTGCCGGCACCGGGTGGCGTATTGATTCGCGATGCGGCCGGCAAGGTGCTTGGTGCGGTGGGCATCAGCGGGGATACCTCGGACATCGACGAGCAATGCGCGATCAATGCGTTGCAGGGGCTGGGCTTCGTGGTGGAGTGA
- a CDS encoding 2-hydroxy-3-oxopropionate reductase, whose amino-acid sequence MAKIGFIGTGIMGLPMALNLQNAGHSLFLSTHHDPAPAALVDGGAVGLANPREVAQEAEFIIVMVPDTPQVEDVLFREDGVAKGLSAGKVVIDMSSISPTATKGFATRIKETGAAYLDAPVSGGEVGAKAATLSIMVGGCPKAFDRALPLFQSMGKNITLVGGNGDGQTAKVANQIIVALNIQAVAEALLFAAKNGADPAKVREALMGGFASSKILEVHGDRMVKGTFDPGFRISLHQKDLNLALQGARELSINLPNTANAQQVFSTCAALGGSNWDHSALIKGLEHMANFSIRDGKQS is encoded by the coding sequence ATGGCTAAAATCGGTTTTATCGGCACCGGCATCATGGGCCTGCCCATGGCTTTGAACCTGCAGAACGCAGGCCACAGCCTGTTCCTCTCCACCCACCACGACCCGGCCCCGGCCGCGCTGGTGGACGGCGGTGCGGTTGGCCTGGCCAACCCGCGCGAAGTGGCCCAGGAAGCGGAATTCATCATCGTCATGGTGCCCGATACCCCTCAGGTCGAAGACGTGCTGTTCCGTGAAGACGGTGTGGCCAAGGGCCTGAGCGCCGGCAAGGTGGTGATCGACATGAGCTCGATCTCACCCACCGCGACCAAGGGCTTCGCTACCCGCATCAAGGAGACCGGCGCTGCCTACCTCGACGCCCCGGTCTCCGGCGGTGAAGTGGGCGCCAAGGCCGCGACCCTGAGCATCATGGTCGGCGGTTGCCCGAAGGCCTTCGATCGCGCCCTGCCGCTGTTCCAGAGCATGGGCAAGAACATCACCCTGGTCGGTGGCAACGGCGACGGCCAGACTGCCAAGGTGGCCAACCAGATCATCGTCGCGCTGAACATCCAGGCAGTGGCCGAGGCCCTGCTGTTCGCCGCCAAGAACGGCGCCGACCCGGCCAAGGTGCGTGAAGCGCTGATGGGGGGCTTCGCCTCCTCGAAGATTCTGGAAGTGCACGGCGACCGCATGGTCAAGGGCACCTTCGACCCGGGCTTCCGTATCAGCCTGCACCAAAAGGACCTCAACCTGGCCCTGCAGGGCGCGCGCGAGCTGTCGATCAACCTGCCCAACACCGCCAACGCGCAACAGGTGTTCAGCACCTGCGCCGCCCTGGGTGGCAGCAACTGGGACCACTCGGCGCTGATCAAGGGCCTGGAGCACATGGCCAACTTCTCGATCCGCGACGGCAAGCAGTCCTAA
- a CDS encoding urea transporter: MRPFTPPESFCPDWATALLNGFSQVILQRNPLCGLCCLLAILLTEPQWVGGALLGALGGLLTAQRRDYPRVQRQAGLYSYNGVLIGVLLCSQMAWSALLPLLILASSGLSAILVEQWLRRCTRPSCLPAYTAPFVLLAWAILQLNDSAPAGAAPPNLPLWQAWLVGIGEIFVLGKPLAGLLIVLGLLLADRRAAAWALLGSACGLGFALLQGQPAGTGLYGFNPALAGLAFSSGRLRPALAIGLAVLLEPGFSILPLPGLTAPFILACWLVKAGERVLREAARNHLPLQTDGQSS; encoded by the coding sequence TTGCGCCCCTTCACTCCCCCCGAATCCTTCTGCCCTGACTGGGCCACCGCCCTGCTCAACGGCTTTTCCCAGGTCATCTTGCAGCGCAACCCGCTGTGCGGCCTGTGCTGCCTGCTGGCCATCCTGCTGACCGAGCCGCAATGGGTCGGCGGCGCTCTGCTGGGTGCCCTCGGCGGCCTGCTCACCGCACAACGCCGCGACTACCCCCGAGTTCAACGCCAGGCCGGCCTGTACAGCTACAACGGCGTGCTGATCGGCGTGCTGCTGTGCAGCCAGATGGCCTGGTCGGCGCTGCTGCCGTTGCTGATCCTGGCCAGCAGCGGCCTCAGTGCCATCCTGGTCGAACAGTGGCTGCGCCGCTGCACCCGGCCCAGCTGCCTGCCCGCCTACACCGCGCCCTTCGTGCTGCTCGCCTGGGCGATCTTGCAACTGAATGATTCCGCGCCAGCGGGCGCCGCGCCGCCCAACCTGCCGTTGTGGCAAGCCTGGCTGGTCGGTATCGGCGAGATCTTCGTGCTCGGCAAACCCCTGGCCGGGCTGCTGATCGTCCTTGGCCTGCTGCTGGCTGACCGCCGTGCAGCCGCCTGGGCGCTGCTCGGTTCGGCCTGCGGGCTGGGCTTTGCGCTGCTCCAGGGCCAGCCGGCAGGCACCGGCCTGTATGGCTTCAACCCGGCACTGGCGGGCCTGGCCTTCAGCAGCGGGCGGCTGCGTCCAGCCTTGGCGATCGGGCTGGCGGTGCTGCTGGAGCCAGGCTTCTCCATACTGCCGCTGCCGGGCCTGACCGCGCCGTTCATTCTCGCCTGCTGGCTGGTCAAGGCCGGCGAGCGGGTGCTGCGCGAGGCGGCGCGCAACCACCTGCCCTTGCAAACGGATGGCCAAAGCTCCTAG
- a CDS encoding TetR/AcrR family transcriptional regulator: MSSIRERNKELILRAASEEFADKGFAATKTSDIAIKAGLPKPNVYYYFKSKDNLYREVLESIIEPILRASTPFNPDGEPNEVLSSYIRSKIRISRDLPFASKVFASEIMHGAPHLSADQVEQLNAQARHNIECIQTWVERGQIAPIDPHHLLFSIWAATQTYADFDWQISVVTGKARLEDADYEAAAQTIIRMVLKGCAPD; encoded by the coding sequence ATGAGCAGCATTCGCGAGCGCAACAAAGAACTGATCTTGCGCGCAGCCAGCGAGGAGTTTGCCGACAAGGGCTTCGCCGCCACCAAGACCAGTGACATTGCCATCAAGGCCGGGCTGCCCAAGCCGAATGTCTATTACTACTTCAAGTCCAAGGACAACCTCTACCGCGAGGTGCTCGAAAGCATCATCGAGCCGATCCTCAGGGCGTCTACGCCGTTCAACCCTGACGGCGAGCCCAACGAAGTGCTGAGCAGCTACATCCGCTCGAAAATCCGCATCTCCCGCGACCTGCCGTTCGCCTCCAAGGTGTTCGCCAGCGAAATCATGCATGGCGCGCCGCACCTGAGCGCCGACCAGGTCGAGCAGCTCAACGCCCAGGCGCGGCATAACATCGAGTGCATCCAGACCTGGGTCGAGCGCGGACAGATTGCACCTATCGACCCGCATCATCTGCTGTTCAGCATCTGGGCGGCGACCCAGACCTACGCCGACTTCGACTGGCAGATCTCGGTGGTCACCGGCAAGGCCAGGCTGGAAGACGCCGACTACGAGGCGGCGGCGCAGACCATCATCCGCATGGTGCTCAAGGGTTGTGCCCCGGATTGA
- the gcl gene encoding glyoxylate carboligase → MSKMRAIDAAVLVMRREGVDTAFGIPGAAINPLYSALKKVGGISHVLARHVEGASHMAEGYTRTNAGNIGVCIGTSGPAGTDMVTGLYSASADSIPILCITGQAPRARMHKEDFQAVDITSIVKPVTKWATTVLEPGQVPYAFQKAFYEMRTGRPGPVLIDLPFDVQMAEIEFDIDAYEPLSIAKPAATRVQVEKALAMLNEAERPLLVSGGGVINADASEQLVEFAELIGIPVIPTLMGWGTIADDHPQMVGMVGLQTSHRYGNATLLKSDLVLGVGNRWANRHTGSVDVYTQGRRFIHVDIEPTQIGRVFTPDLGIVSDARAALDMFLTVAREWKAAGKLKDRSAWLADCQERKRSLHRKTHFDNVPVKPQRVYEEMNKVFGRDTCYVSTIGLSQIAGAQFLHVYKPRHWINCGQAGPLGWTIPAALGVVKADPSRKVVALSGDYDFQFMIEELAVGAQFNLPYIHVVVNNSYLGLIRQAQRGFEMDYCVQLAFENLNAPELNGYGVDHVAVVEGLGCKALRVFEPAQIEPALRKAQALMEEFRVPVVVEIILERVTNISMGTEINAVNEFEDLALVGADAPTAISLLD, encoded by the coding sequence ATGAGCAAGATGAGAGCAATCGACGCCGCCGTTCTGGTGATGCGCCGTGAAGGTGTTGATACCGCGTTCGGTATTCCGGGCGCCGCGATCAACCCGCTGTATTCGGCCCTCAAGAAAGTCGGCGGCATCTCCCACGTGCTGGCCCGTCACGTCGAAGGCGCCTCGCACATGGCCGAGGGCTACACCCGTACCAACGCCGGCAACATCGGCGTGTGCATCGGCACCTCGGGCCCCGCCGGCACCGACATGGTCACCGGCCTCTACAGCGCCTCGGCCGATTCCATCCCGATCCTCTGCATCACCGGCCAGGCGCCGCGTGCCCGCATGCACAAGGAAGACTTCCAGGCGGTCGACATCACCAGCATCGTCAAGCCGGTGACCAAGTGGGCCACCACCGTGCTGGAGCCGGGCCAAGTGCCTTACGCCTTCCAGAAGGCCTTCTATGAAATGCGCACCGGCCGCCCAGGCCCGGTGCTGATCGACCTGCCGTTCGACGTGCAGATGGCCGAGATCGAATTCGACATCGACGCCTACGAGCCGCTGAGCATCGCCAAGCCGGCCGCCACCCGCGTGCAGGTGGAAAAAGCCCTGGCCATGCTCAATGAAGCCGAGCGCCCCTTGCTGGTCAGCGGCGGTGGCGTGATCAACGCCGATGCCAGCGAGCAGCTGGTGGAATTCGCCGAGCTGATCGGCATCCCGGTCATCCCGACCCTGATGGGCTGGGGCACCATCGCCGACGACCACCCGCAGATGGTGGGCATGGTCGGCCTGCAGACTTCGCACCGCTACGGCAACGCCACCCTGCTCAAATCCGACCTGGTGCTGGGCGTGGGCAACCGCTGGGCCAACCGCCACACCGGTTCGGTCGACGTCTACACCCAGGGCCGTCGCTTCATCCACGTCGACATCGAACCGACCCAGATCGGTCGCGTGTTCACCCCTGACCTGGGCATCGTCTCCGACGCCCGCGCTGCGCTGGACATGTTCCTCACCGTGGCCCGCGAGTGGAAAGCCGCCGGCAAGCTCAAGGACCGCAGCGCCTGGCTGGCCGACTGCCAGGAGCGCAAGCGCAGCCTGCACCGCAAGACCCATTTCGACAACGTGCCGGTCAAGCCGCAGCGCGTCTACGAAGAGATGAACAAGGTATTCGGCCGCGACACCTGCTACGTCAGCACCATCGGCCTGTCGCAGATCGCCGGCGCGCAGTTCCTGCACGTGTACAAGCCGCGTCACTGGATCAACTGCGGCCAGGCCGGCCCGCTGGGCTGGACCATTCCGGCCGCGCTGGGCGTGGTCAAGGCCGACCCGAGCCGCAAGGTCGTGGCCCTGTCAGGCGACTATGACTTCCAGTTCATGATCGAAGAGCTGGCGGTGGGCGCGCAGTTCAACCTGCCGTACATCCATGTGGTGGTGAACAACTCCTACCTGGGCCTGATTCGCCAGGCCCAGCGCGGCTTCGAGATGGACTACTGCGTGCAGCTGGCCTTCGAGAACCTCAACGCACCGGAGCTCAACGGCTACGGCGTGGACCACGTCGCCGTGGTCGAAGGCCTGGGTTGCAAGGCCCTGCGCGTGTTCGAACCGGCGCAGATCGAGCCGGCGCTGAGGAAAGCCCAGGCACTGATGGAAGAGTTCCGCGTACCGGTGGTGGTGGAAATCATCCTGGAGCGCGTGACCAACATCTCCATGGGTACCGAGATCAACGCGGTCAACGAATTCGAAGACCTCGCGCTGGTCGGCGCTGACGCCCCGACTGCCATTTCCCTGCTCGACTGA
- the hyi gene encoding hydroxypyruvate isomerase: MPRFAANLSMLFTEQDFLARFKAAADAGFGGVEYLFPYDYNSAEIKAQLDRHGLTQVLFNLPAGDWAGGERGIACHPDRVQEFRGGVDLAIAYAQVLGNTQINCLAGIRPQGLQCADVEKTFVDNLKYAADKLQAVGIKLVMEMINTRDIPGFYLNNTAQALAIQEKVASANLFLQYDIYHMQIMEGDLAPTLSAHLPKINHVQLADNPGRHEPGTGEINYRFLFEHLDRIGYQGWVGCEYKPLTTTEAGLGWLKTHNAI, from the coding sequence ATGCCACGTTTTGCTGCCAACCTGTCCATGCTGTTCACCGAGCAGGACTTCCTCGCGCGCTTCAAGGCCGCGGCCGACGCCGGCTTCGGCGGCGTCGAGTACCTGTTCCCGTACGACTACAACTCGGCCGAGATCAAGGCCCAGCTGGACCGTCACGGGCTGACCCAGGTGCTGTTCAACCTGCCGGCCGGTGACTGGGCCGGCGGCGAACGCGGCATCGCTTGCCACCCCGACCGGGTGCAGGAGTTCCGCGGTGGCGTCGACCTCGCCATTGCCTACGCACAAGTGCTGGGCAACACCCAGATCAACTGCCTGGCGGGTATTCGCCCGCAAGGCCTGCAGTGCGCCGACGTCGAGAAAACCTTCGTCGACAACCTCAAGTACGCCGCCGACAAGTTGCAGGCCGTGGGCATCAAGCTGGTCATGGAAATGATCAACACCCGCGACATCCCCGGCTTCTACCTGAACAACACCGCGCAGGCCCTGGCCATCCAGGAGAAGGTCGCCAGCGCCAACCTGTTCCTGCAGTACGACATCTACCACATGCAGATCATGGAAGGTGACCTGGCGCCGACCCTGTCGGCCCATCTGCCGAAGATCAATCACGTGCAACTGGCCGACAACCCCGGCCGCCACGAACCCGGCACCGGCGAGATCAACTACCGCTTCCTGTTCGAGCACCTGGACCGCATTGGCTACCAGGGCTGGGTGGGCTGCGAATACAAGCCGCTGACCACCACCGAAGCCGGCCTCGGCTGGCTCAAGACTCACAACGCGATTTGA
- a CDS encoding ion transporter: MNQPSPSLRERVYIVVFQSDTRAGRRFDKALLVIILASLLVVMLDSVETVHRQYAGLFAWIEWGFTFIFAVEYLVRLYCSPKPLRYAFSFYGLIDLLSIVPGIIAIFYSDAQYLMVVRMVRMLRVFRILKLSPYLMQANYLLAALRGSRQKIIVFLLSVSTLVTLFGTLMYVIEGPEHGFTSIPKGIYWAIVTLTTVGFGDIVPTTALGQILSSLVMITGYSIIAVPTGIFTAELANAMRGDELVHACPSCKKDHHEPNAAFCSRCGSSLFAKRE, encoded by the coding sequence ATGAACCAGCCATCCCCGAGCCTGCGCGAACGCGTCTACATCGTCGTGTTCCAGAGCGACACCCGCGCCGGCCGGCGCTTCGACAAGGCCTTGCTGGTGATCATCCTCGCCAGCCTGCTGGTGGTCATGCTCGACAGCGTCGAGACGGTGCACCGGCAGTACGCCGGGCTGTTCGCCTGGATCGAATGGGGTTTCACCTTCATCTTCGCCGTGGAGTACCTGGTGCGCCTGTACTGCTCGCCGAAACCGCTGCGCTATGCCTTCAGTTTCTATGGGCTGATCGACCTGCTGTCGATCGTGCCCGGCATCATCGCCATCTTCTACAGCGACGCGCAGTACCTGATGGTGGTGCGCATGGTGCGCATGCTGCGGGTGTTCCGGATCCTCAAGCTCAGCCCCTACCTGATGCAGGCCAACTACCTGCTGGCGGCGCTGCGCGGCAGCCGGCAGAAGATCATCGTGTTCCTGCTCAGCGTGTCGACCCTGGTAACCCTGTTTGGCACCCTGATGTACGTTATCGAAGGCCCCGAGCACGGCTTCACCAGCATCCCCAAGGGCATCTACTGGGCCATCGTCACCCTGACCACCGTGGGCTTTGGCGACATCGTGCCGACCACCGCGCTGGGGCAGATACTCTCATCGCTGGTGATGATCACCGGCTACTCGATCATCGCCGTGCCCACCGGCATCTTCACCGCCGAGCTGGCCAACGCCATGCGTGGCGACGAGTTGGTGCATGCCTGCCCCTCATGCAAAAAGGACCACCACGAACCGAACGCGGCATTCTGCTCGCGCTGTGGCAGCAGCCTGTTCGCCAAACGGGAATAA
- a CDS encoding sigma-54 dependent transcriptional regulator, which translates to MSHHVLVVDDEAKLCDLLVSALSTDTLLVSTAGNGLQALAVLERQAIDLVISDWRMPGMDGPQLLAEIKSRYPRLPVIVMTAYSTVKNAVASMRNGAYDYIAKPFDIDELDVTVHKALQYADVLRDNQRLRDELQARQPIASLVGESPAFQRVLTAIDSVRESSATILLTGESGTGKEMVARAIHRHGSRADQPFVAVNCAAIPEGLLESEMFGHRKGAFTGAISDRVGRFVQADKGTLFLDEVGDMPLPLQAKILRALQERVIEPVGESHERRVDVRVIAATNKDLLKAVADKTFREDLYYRLNVFPIPLPALRDRVEDIATLAAHFARTAGADAGKRIAGFSDEALQAMLAYPWPGNIRELQNCVERATIVASGAQIEQADLPGYLFGSAPVRQSAGLLASAEMAVPDDLDASLAELEKAFILAALQQSHGVQAAAAQRLGISERSFWYRLKKLGIQVEKIAH; encoded by the coding sequence ATGAGCCATCATGTGCTGGTGGTGGACGACGAGGCCAAGCTCTGCGACCTGCTGGTGTCGGCCCTGAGCACCGATACCTTGCTGGTCAGCACCGCCGGCAACGGCTTGCAGGCGCTGGCGGTGCTCGAGCGGCAGGCCATCGACCTGGTCATCAGCGACTGGCGCATGCCCGGCATGGACGGCCCGCAGCTGCTGGCGGAGATCAAGTCGCGCTACCCACGCCTGCCGGTCATTGTCATGACCGCCTACAGCACCGTGAAGAACGCCGTGGCGTCGATGCGCAACGGGGCCTACGACTACATCGCCAAGCCGTTCGACATCGACGAACTCGACGTCACCGTGCACAAGGCTCTGCAATACGCCGACGTACTGCGCGACAACCAGCGCCTGCGTGACGAGTTGCAGGCGCGCCAGCCGATCGCCAGTCTGGTCGGCGAGAGCCCGGCCTTCCAGCGCGTGCTGACGGCCATCGACTCGGTACGCGAAAGCAGTGCGACCATCCTGCTCACCGGCGAAAGCGGCACCGGCAAGGAGATGGTCGCCCGCGCCATCCACCGCCATGGCAGCCGCGCCGACCAGCCCTTCGTGGCGGTCAACTGCGCGGCGATTCCCGAAGGCCTGCTGGAAAGCGAGATGTTCGGCCACCGCAAGGGCGCCTTCACCGGCGCCATCAGCGACCGCGTCGGGCGTTTCGTACAGGCCGACAAAGGCACGCTGTTTCTCGACGAGGTCGGCGACATGCCCTTGCCGCTGCAGGCCAAGATTCTCCGCGCGCTGCAGGAGCGGGTAATCGAACCGGTGGGCGAAAGCCACGAGCGGCGGGTCGATGTGCGAGTGATCGCCGCGACCAACAAGGACCTGCTCAAGGCCGTCGCCGACAAGACGTTCCGCGAGGACCTGTATTACCGCCTCAACGTCTTTCCAATTCCGCTACCGGCCCTGCGCGACCGCGTCGAGGACATCGCCACCCTCGCCGCGCATTTTGCCCGCACCGCAGGCGCTGACGCCGGCAAGCGCATTGCCGGCTTCAGCGACGAGGCGCTGCAAGCCATGCTCGCCTACCCGTGGCCGGGCAACATCCGCGAGCTGCAGAACTGCGTGGAGCGCGCGACCATCGTCGCCAGCGGTGCGCAGATCGAGCAAGCCGACCTGCCGGGTTATCTGTTTGGTTCGGCCCCGGTGCGCCAGTCGGCGGGGCTGCTGGCAAGCGCCGAGATGGCCGTGCCGGACGACCTCGACGCCAGCCTCGCCGAGCTGGAAAAGGCCTTCATCCTCGCCGCTCTGCAGCAGAGCCATGGGGTGCAGGCAGCGGCGGCGCAGCGCCTGGGGATTTCCGAGCGCAGCTTCTGGTACCGCTTGAAGAAACTCGGGATTCAGGTGGAGAAGATTGCGCATTGA